The sequence CTACCTTCCAGAAGATGGGGAATTGGCTTTTTAAAGCATTGTGTATGAGAAAGATGATTAATAAGCTATAAAATAAGTGAGGCTATAGACTAGGAAATCGGTTCTGGAACTCAAAGGGTCAGTGGTCCAATTCACTTAACTAAGAAAACTGTGGGTAAGATAGCATGAGACACCAATAAGGAGGGactgagagaagaaagcaagagactGCACTTTCCATTTCCTTACTTGACCTTGAGCCCCTCTGGAGCTAAGCATGCCCATCCATAAAGTAAGGACAGATGAGCTGCCTCTCAGTTTTCAGTGATCTTGGGGGTCTGTGCAGACATTAATGGATCAGAGCATTATATTAAGAGTGTCATAGAGACTCTTTGAAGAAGGCACGGTTGCAGCTGAGCGTGGAGCTCTGGATGGCCCCCTCCAGCTCCTGATTCATCACTGTTCAATCTGGCCGAGGAACACACTTTTAAAGACCCTGGGAAGATACCCGGGGAACCTGAGGTTAGAATTACTCTAACCAGCTGCAACGTGCAATCATTGGAGAGGGTACGTGCTGACCTGCTCAGAGGTGCAAAGGAAAAGAATCTCGTCGTGAAAGAACCAGTTCGGATGCCTACCAAGACTCTGAGAATCACTACAAGAAAAACTCTTCGTGGTGAAGGTTCTAAGACTTGGGATTGTTTTCAGGTGAGGAGCTGCAGGCGACTCATTGATTTGCACAGTCCTTCTGAGATTGTTCTGCAGATTACTTCCATCGGTCTCGAGCCAGGAGTCGAGGTTGAAGTCACCAGTGCTGACGCTTAAATCAGCTTTTTGAATGAACTGATTATCGGttgttacaaaaagaaaaaaagaaagaaagaaaaagaaaatcagagggaTAGTGCAGTGACTCATCATGAGATGACTATGGCAAAGGCACAGGTGTTGAAGCCATACAGACCACTGTTCAAGTCTGAAACTGCCACTTATTAGGATACTTTGAGAAAGCCATTCAACTTTCCTGAGCCACGCAACTGTGGCTCCACCTttaaattagaattaataaaGTTGAGGGGCTcccggttggctcagtcggttaagcgcctgacccttggtttcagctcgggtcatgatctcacggttcgtgggtttgagccccgtgtcgggctctgcgctggcttccttgggattctccctctaaaaaaataataaagttgggataaaaagataatttaagtaaatgaaatacTAGACCTTATGGAGTAGATAGTCACTTCCTGGTTCTCCTTGCCATCATCACAGGTAAGAAATAAGTTTATTTCCTGAGCATTAATTTATTCCCCAGGTATTTTGAGTGCTCACTATGTATGTTGGAAATTAGATATGATTTAACATCAGCCGAGGATGTCAGTGAAGACAAAGTGAAATCATTTTAATGCATATGAAGGAACTATGTTGCCCTTAAATAAAATGGTTCAGCTTACAACTGACCAATTAGATTTCAGCTGCACAcaaattgcttttgtttgtttttagacttGTATACTACATCATTCATATTCTCACCCAGTCTTTCTTGTGATTCACAACGTATCTGCAAGATGGCCACACAGGAAAGTAAAGCTGGAATCCAGCTCATAAACAGTGGACTCCTTGAGTGCAACTGTCTCATAGTTAACTGTGCCTTTCACTGCCTAGGAATAGCATATAGACTTTGAGTTTTATTCTGGAGGAAATGGAAGGCTTCTGAAAACTTTGATCAGAGGAGTATCATGAACTGACTATATTTGAAGCGACTTATTCCGCCTTATGTGGAGGACAGATGGTTAAGGGGGCAAAGATGAAAGCAGGGAGGCCTTTGGATGGTCTCTGTGATAATAAAAGGGTGACATTACAGTGATTTGGTCTTAAACGGCTGTGGTGGGAGATGGTGAGAAACGATTGGATTCTGGACCCGATTTGAAGCTGGCATGACAGAATTTGCTGGTGGGTCGTAGTGTGAtatgagaaaaggagaagaatcaAGCCCTAATCCGAGGGTTTGGGGACTGAGCCAGGAGAAAAATGATGTCGGCACTTACTGAGATGAAGAAAACCAGGAGCAGGGGAAAACTTTTGAGGGGGAAGATCAGGGATACAATTTTACGTGACTTAAATTTGAGACTTCTATTAAATACCCAAGATTTGAATCTAGATTTCGGGACAAACCTTGAAGGAGGAGATAGGAATTTGACTATCGTTGGTGGCTAGATGGGGTTCAGTGTCAAATGACTGGGAGAGATCACCGGAGAGTGGAcgtagagagaaaaggagacgaGGTCTCAAGTGTGAGCCCTCAAACGCTGCAACGTTTAGCGGTCAAGACAAGAAGGAATCAGCAAAGGAGGACCGAAGGAGAccgagaagaaggaggagaactCGAAGAGAGACTGGCGTCTcagagacaagaaagagaaaaaattaagaggtttcgaggagaggaagagggagtggTTCGCTGTGTCAAACGTTGCCAGTAAGCCCAATAAGAGGAGGACTGAGGACTGATCTTTAGATTTGGCAAAGTCTTATTGATAACCTTGACAAAAACTGTGATCCTGGAAA is a genomic window of Acinonyx jubatus isolate Ajub_Pintada_27869175 chromosome D1, VMU_Ajub_asm_v1.0, whole genome shotgun sequence containing:
- the LOC106976604 gene encoding 40S ribosomal protein S20-like produces the protein MSGDVARHSGPKGSREKSTPDSSLFNLAEEHTFKDPGKIPGEPEVRITLTSCNVQSLERVRADLLRGAKEKNLVVKEPVRMPTKTLRITTRKTLRGEGSKTWDCFQVRSCRRLIDLHSPSEIVLQITSIGLEPGVEVEVTSADA